A region of the Bacillota bacterium genome:
CTTCCGCCCCGACAGCGCAAGCCCCTGAGGAAACCGATGGACGAGCCACCCCCGTTGCCCGCAAGATGGCGGAAGAGCTGGGTATCGACCTGCGCGAGGTTCGCGGCACCGGCGCAGGCGGCAGGATTACGCGCGAGGACGTGCAGGCATACCTCCGTGAACGCGAGCAAGTTCAAGAAAGCCCCACACCACCGCCAGCGGAAGAACCAACACCACCGCCGGTCGCCACACCTCCTCTGGCTACCCCTGTCCTCTCTCCACCTGGTGCGCGAGCCGAAACCCGCCAGCGCCTCTCTCGGCGGCGGCTCACCATCGCCCGCCGTCTGGTGGAAGCACAACACACTGCCGCGATGCTCACCACCTTCAACGAAGTCGACATGAGCGCGGTGATTGCGCTGCGGGCGAAGTGGAAAGAGCGGTTCCAGCAGCAGTATGGGGTCAGTCTGGGCTTCATGCCCTTCTTTGTGAAGGCGGTCATCGGTGCGCTCAGGGAGTTTCCCCAGCTGAACGCCGAGCTGCAGGGCGAGGAGCTGGTGCTGAAGCACTATTACGACATCGGTATCGCCATCGGCGACCCCGAGGGGCTGGTGGTGCCCGTGCTGCGCGATGCCGATAAGATGAGTTTCGTTCAGATTGAAAAAGCGATCGCGCAGTTTGTGGAGAAGGCACGCAATCACACGCTGACGCTGGAAGAGCTGCAGGGTGGTACGTTCACCATCACCAACGGAGGCGTATTCGGCTCCCTGCTCTCTACACCCATCCTGAACCCGCCCCAGGTGGGTATTCTGGGCATGCACCGCATTCAGGATCGTCCCGTGGTGATCGATGGGCAAATCGCGATACGTCCGATGATGTACG
Encoded here:
- the odhB gene encoding 2-oxoglutarate dehydrogenase complex dihydrolipoyllysine-residue succinyltransferase; this translates as MPIEIRVPMLAETVMEATVGKWLKREGERVSVGEPLVELETDKVNAEVPADHAGVLQRILRAEGEVVRPGDVLAMLEETEASETSAPTAQAPEETDGRATPVARKMAEELGIDLREVRGTGAGGRITREDVQAYLREREQVQESPTPPPAEEPTPPPVATPPLATPVLSPPGARAETRQRLSRRRLTIARRLVEAQHTAAMLTTFNEVDMSAVIALRAKWKERFQQQYGVSLGFMPFFVKAVIGALREFPQLNAELQGEELVLKHYYDIGIAIGDPEGLVVPVLRDADKMSFVQIEKAIAQFVEKARNHTLTLEELQGGTFTITNGGVFGSLLSTPILNPPQVGILGMHRIQDRPVVIDGQIAIRPMMYVALSYDHRVVDGREAVLFLVRVKQLIEDPERLLLEG